GCCCCATTGTTTGCGCGTATAGTTGCGGAAGAATTTTTCATAGAGTTCGCGTCCGACTCGGCTCACAACGACATCTTCAGAAGTGCGAATATAGTCTTTTTTCTCGGCAACTGAGGCGAAGAACTCTTCTACCTGGAACGAGGTTAGATTTAAGCCATAAAGTTTATTGATCGTATCGAGATTGATTGGGATCGGGAGCAGTGAACCATCGACACTTGCCAGCACCCGATGTTCATACGGTCGCCATGCGGTGAAGTTCGAGAGATAGTCAAAGACATCGCGAGAATTGGTGTGGAAGATGTGCGGGCCATAACGGTGGACTAAGACCCCCGCATCGTTGTAATGGTCGTAAGCATTACCGCCAATGTGAGTTCTACGATCGCAAATCAGCACTTTTTTTCCGGACTGGCTTGCTAATCGTTCTGCGATTACGCTGCCTGCAAAACCCGCACCCACAATTAAATAATCAAACATTAGAAGTTCTCCGAGAATTCAAAATAACTGCGTCAATCTGCTGCATCATCGCCTCCCAGGTTTGATCCCAGGAAATTTTGGCGAGAAAGTCCTCGACATGCTCAGGCTGTCCCTGCTGCATAGCAAGTTCGACTTGATCGATAAATTCCTCAGCGCGATCGGCAATGTGAACCAGTCCGGCTTCTCCATAAGGGCGGACTACATCCCGAATGGAGGTTGAAACCACTGGCTTCCCGGCTGCAAGATATTCCGGGGTTTTAGTAGGACTGATAAACCGTGTGGATTCATTTAATGCAAACGGCAACAATGCAACATCCCAATGCGCCAGGTAATGGGGTAATTCTTGATAAGACTTACTGCCTAAGTAGTGAATATTAGGGCGACAGGGAAGAGAACCGGGATCAATCTTCGCAACCGGACCAATTAACACTAGCTGCCAGTCAGCTCTAGCTTGAGCAATCCTATCGACTAACTCTAAGTTCATTCTTTCATCAATTACACCATAAAATCCCAAACGTGGATGAGCAATGCCAGCTTGATCTTGGGGATCAACTGTAATGCTTTTCGCTTGGGCAAAGTGGGCAGCATCGATGCTACTTGGAAAAGCATGAACATTCGGATGCTGATGTTGTTTGGCTTCGTAGAGGCTTTGTCCTCCGGTAAACACGACATCTGCACGTTTGAATAGTTCTGTTTCCCAGTCTTTTAGAGCGTTTGAAGCTCCTTTAAAGGCAGAGAGTTCGTCCATGCAATCATAGACGATACAGAGGGGATCAAGGTGATTTGTGAATGATAGTGCGATCGGAGTGTAGTACCACAGAATAGGTTTTGAAATGCCGTAGTCAGTAAATAGCTCATCAATCAGCGTTTGCATCATGGTAGCGGTCATTTCCTGGCTCATTCCACTGGGCAGATGGGGAACAACGACCCAAATGCCGCAGTCACGTTGACTGATTTCCAACCGCCAAGAAGCATTCGCTTCATACTTGGGTTCTTCGATAAAGAAGGTTCGGCGCTGTGTAGCACAACGGGTGAGTAGATGCTGCGGGCGCTGATATACGAAGTCCCAGCGCAAATGCGACAAACAGACTAGATCGGGCAATACGCGCTCCATCAAGCCAGAATCAGGGGAATGCTGGCTTTCTGAGATAGATGCACTTTTGATAAAGGGCTTTCGGCTATTCCCGATCGAACCGCTATAGCCGTTCAATCCTGTGTTGAATAAGGACATAGATTTTTAAATTTCTGGATATTGCCTGAGTTGCAATCACAAATTCAAAAATAGTCACAACTGCTCATCTTTCCTTCTATCTGAAGAGTTGGAAATGCTTGATAAAACAAAAAAAGATGCGCTGGGTAGATACCGAAATCTATTGATTTGTTAATAACTTTTTTAAGATAGATAAAACAATGGAGCTACTTTGTAAAAGTTCTTCTATCTCAAGTTAGAATTAGTTTGAGCTATAATATACGTATAAGCACTCTTGTCTCAATGTGCACTGGGACTATAAGCTACACTCCTTTTGCTAAAAAATTGGTACTCCCCAATAAAACAAGGATTCGTTCTTTTTGGTTCTGTGTAACAAAACAATCTTCATTAGAAAAGTAAAGTTTTATCAGGAGTAATAATTTTGATGTTAGGTTTTAATCTGCTGTTCACGCGCATCGAAGCAAGGCGCATTTTCTCCTAATTGAAGGAGTGACTTTCCATGAAACTACTCGGTAAAAGCCTCGACAGTATTGCTCAGTCTGCCTCTAGCCCGATCGCACTTTGTCGTCAACTCGAAACAGGTTATCCGCGCCCGCAGCTTCAGCGATCGCAGTGGATCAACCTCAATGGGTCGTGGAAATTCTCCTTTAATGATCAAGGAGATTGGAAACAGCCCGATGATGTACCTGAATGGACACATACGATCGAAGTTCCTTTTGCTCCTGAAACAGAGAAAAGTGGCATCGGTGATACTGGCTTTCACGCTTATTGCTGGTATGAGAGAGAATTTGAAGTTCCGAGTGATCATCAACGGGTGCTGCTGCACTTTGGCGCAGTAGACTATCAAGCTTCGGTTTGGGTCAATGGTCGCTATGTTGGGGGTCATGAAGGCGGATATACCCCGTTCAGCTTTGAGATCACGGAATTTCTTCAACCGGGAATGATGCAGCGCGTGACGGTGTTGGCACAAGATGATCCGTTTGATTTGGCGAAGCCTAGAGGAAAACAGGATTGGCAGCTAGAGCCGCACAGCATTTGGTATCCCCGTACAACTGGAATCTGGCAAACCGTTTGGGTTGAGTGTGTCCCACAAACCTATATCGAGAAAATTCGTTGGGCACCGCATTTTGAGCGTTGGGAAATTGGATTTGAAGCCTCGATGGTGGGCGCAAACTGTGATGACTTGTACATCAAAGTGCGTTTGAGCGTGGGCGATCGATTGTTGGTGAATGACACTTACGAAGTCGTTAACGAAGATATCAACCGCCGGATTGCATTGTCCGATCCGGGAATTGACGACTATCGTAATGCTTTGTTGTGGAGTCCTGAGAAACCAACATTAATCGATGCTCAGATTCAGCTTTGGCATCAAGGCACGTTGATCGATGAGGTGAAGTCCTACACCGCAATGAGAACCGCGAACATTCAGCGCGATCGCTTTATGCTGAATGGTCATCCTTACTATCTGCGGTTGGTATTGGATCAGGGTTATTGGGCGGAAAGCCTGATGACTCCGCCATCGGATGAAGCGCTGCGTCAAGATATTGAACTGACGAAGCGGATGGGCTTTAACGGCGTTCGCAAGCACCAAAAGATTGAAGATCCGCGCTTCTTATATTGGGCGGATGTGATGGGATTATTGGTCTGGGAAGAAATGCCCAGTGCTTATCGGTTCACTCGTAAGGCGGTTGAACGAATTACGAAAGAGTGGACAGAGGTGATCGATCGCGATAGTAGCCACCCTTGTATTATTGCCTGGGTGCCGTTTAATGAATCTTGGGGGGTTCCGAACCTGACGGAAACCGCAGCGCAACGGCACTATGTTCAGGCGTTGTACTACCTGACAAAAACGCTTGATCCGACTCGTCCGGTGATCGGCAACGATGGTTGGGAGAGTGCGACGACAGATATTCTGGCGATTCATGATTATGACAGCCAGCCCGATCGACTGGGTAAGCGCTATGGCTCTGAAGTGAAATTGTCGGATTTGTTTGAGACACAGCGACCGGGCGGACGAATTCTGACGCTGGATGGCTATCCGCACCAAGGGCAGCCGATCATGCTGACGGAGTTTGGTGGAGTGGCTTACACTCGCCCGACCGATGATCAAGCGGATAAAGCTTGGGGCTACGATCGTTCTTCGGATATCTGTGATCTTCAGCAGCGCTATCACAAGCTTCTGAATGTGGTGAACCGCGTTGAGATGTTTAGTGGATTCTGTTATACGCAGTTAACAGATACTTTCCAAGAGGCAAATGGCTTGCTTTATATCGATCGCACACCAAAGTTTGATATCAATGCGATCGAGGCGGCGACTCTGGGACATGAGACGATCGCTGAGATTGCGGAATGTGCGATTACGCCTCAGTGCAGTGGATCTTGGCAGAGTTAGTCCGGCGTGATTGATGGGTTTCTGCTGCGGTTGAGCCGTTGAATGCCCCCTAAATCCGCCATGAGTGGGGGACTTTAAGAAAAAAGAGATTTCCTTGGATTGGGGAATCTCTTTTTTCTTAAAGTTACTGAGTAGAGACTGCGGTGGAGGGTGTCAAAGTGTTGGATAGTTGCATTAAGCAGTGTGCAAGCCGATCTAAACCAAGGCGTTCAGTCGCTGAAATAAAGACTGCATCGGGGTAAGATTGCTGCACTTGCTCTAAAGTGTTGCGATCGACCCGATCGACTTTGTTAAACACCAAGATTGCGTTTGGGGGTATTGCGGGTAGTTCAGATAACACCGTGTTCACGGATTCTAGATGCTGCTCCCAAGCGGGATGAGAGAGATCGAGAACATGAAGGAGTGCATCGGCTTCGGTGACTTCTTCGAGGGTGGCGCGAAAGGCATCCATTAGCGCAGGTGGCAGATCATGGATAAATCCAACCGTGTCTGTTAGCAATACATCGCGGCGATCGTGCGTGTCTGGATCAGTGATTGTTAAGCGGCGAGTGGTTGGATCAAGTGTGGCAAATAGTTGATCGGCAACATAGACATCGGCCTGGGTGAGAACGTTTAGAAGCGTTGATTTGCCTGCATTGGTGTAGCCGACAAGGGCGATCGTGGGGAGCTGCTGGCGATCGCGCTGCTGACGGAGACGGGCGCGATGGGCTTGCAGTTGATTGACTTCTTGCTGGAGTTGAGTAATTTTTCGCTGAATGGTGCGGCGTTCGGTTTCTAGCTTGGTTTCACCGGGGCCGCGTGTTCCAATTCCTGCACCTAAGCGAGACATTTCTTGCCCGCGTCCGCGCAATCGCGGCAAGGTGTATTCAAGCTGTGCGAGTTCGACTTGGAGCTTTCCGGCTTGCGATCGCGCTCGTTGGGCAAAGATATCTAAGATGACCTGGGTGCGATCAACC
The genomic region above belongs to Cyanobacteria bacterium FACHB-DQ100 and contains:
- a CDS encoding glycosyltransferase family 1 protein, which produces MSLFNTGLNGYSGSIGNSRKPFIKSASISESQHSPDSGLMERVLPDLVCLSHLRWDFVYQRPQHLLTRCATQRRTFFIEEPKYEANASWRLEISQRDCGIWVVVPHLPSGMSQEMTATMMQTLIDELFTDYGISKPILWYYTPIALSFTNHLDPLCIVYDCMDELSAFKGASNALKDWETELFKRADVVFTGGQSLYEAKQHQHPNVHAFPSSIDAAHFAQAKSITVDPQDQAGIAHPRLGFYGVIDERMNLELVDRIAQARADWQLVLIGPVAKIDPGSLPCRPNIHYLGSKSYQELPHYLAHWDVALLPFALNESTRFISPTKTPEYLAAGKPVVSTSIRDVVRPYGEAGLVHIADRAEEFIDQVELAMQQGQPEHVEDFLAKISWDQTWEAMMQQIDAVILNSRRTSNV
- a CDS encoding glycoside hydrolase family 2; translation: MKLLGKSLDSIAQSASSPIALCRQLETGYPRPQLQRSQWINLNGSWKFSFNDQGDWKQPDDVPEWTHTIEVPFAPETEKSGIGDTGFHAYCWYEREFEVPSDHQRVLLHFGAVDYQASVWVNGRYVGGHEGGYTPFSFEITEFLQPGMMQRVTVLAQDDPFDLAKPRGKQDWQLEPHSIWYPRTTGIWQTVWVECVPQTYIEKIRWAPHFERWEIGFEASMVGANCDDLYIKVRLSVGDRLLVNDTYEVVNEDINRRIALSDPGIDDYRNALLWSPEKPTLIDAQIQLWHQGTLIDEVKSYTAMRTANIQRDRFMLNGHPYYLRLVLDQGYWAESLMTPPSDEALRQDIELTKRMGFNGVRKHQKIEDPRFLYWADVMGLLVWEEMPSAYRFTRKAVERITKEWTEVIDRDSSHPCIIAWVPFNESWGVPNLTETAAQRHYVQALYYLTKTLDPTRPVIGNDGWESATTDILAIHDYDSQPDRLGKRYGSEVKLSDLFETQRPGGRILTLDGYPHQGQPIMLTEFGGVAYTRPTDDQADKAWGYDRSSDICDLQQRYHKLLNVVNRVEMFSGFCYTQLTDTFQEANGLLYIDRTPKFDINAIEAATLGHETIAEIAECAITPQCSGSWQS